One Salminus brasiliensis chromosome 5, fSalBra1.hap2, whole genome shotgun sequence DNA segment encodes these proteins:
- the hint3 gene encoding adenosine 5'-monophosphoramidase HINT3 has product MASSDTSPPAEPDDQQSDSYDRKCIFCKIVNREMDTELLHHDEEISCFRDIRPGAPHHYLVVPTKHVGNCKSLRKEHIPLVEKLLETGKAILQKNNVTDFSDVRFGFHWPPFHSVVHLHLHVLAPASQMGFMSRLIFRPDSYWFITADQLLQRLNSME; this is encoded by the exons ATGGCCAGCAGCGACACCTCCCCGCCAGCCGAGCCTGATGATCAGCAGAGTGACAGTTACGacagaaaatgtattttctgtaAAATTGTCAACAGGGAAATGGACACTGAGCTCTTGCACCAC gaTGAAGAAATCTCATGTTTCAGAGATATAAGACCTGGAGCTCCGCATCACTATCTCGTCGTTCCAACCAAGCATGTGGGGAATTGTAAATCGCTTCGCAAGGAACATATTCCACTAG tgGAGAAATTGCTGGAAACTGGGAAAGCTATTCTTCAGAAGAACAATGTCACTGACTTCAGTGATGTCAG GTTTGGGTTCCACTGGCCTCCGTTTCATTCTGTTGTACATCTACACCTTCATGTGCTGGCGCCCGCCAGTCAAATGGGCTTCATGTCTCGCTTGATCTTCCGCCCGGACTCCTATTGGTTTATTACG